In the Leptospira sp. WS4.C2 genome, one interval contains:
- a CDS encoding FGGY-family carbohydrate kinase: protein MESGYILTYDIGTTGVKTCLFRMSQALELVQSASLEYSIQLLENGGAEQNPEDWWLALKKTTSQVLEQSKVNPDSIQGISFCSQMQGLVLVDSNFQVVRPAMSYMDQRATLEMKAGIVHGIKIEGINAVKLLLSLWITGAVAASVKDPIWKYKWVEKNEPEVFSKVKWWLDVKEFLIARCTKEAVMTRDSAFATFLYNSRVGKGNWSPILCKLFGIRLDHLPKIVNSSDRVGGLTKEAAKFLGLKENISVFGGGGDASLIGVGAGAVKEGDTHIYAGTSGWISTVTKKRTVDIGARIASIVGAREGYYNYFGEQETSGKCLQWVKDHLALDEIDLYLEKKKITDGPDAIYESLFEFMFDSIKDTEPGSHGVIFTPWLHGNRCPFEDPKARGIFFNISLHTGKRVLIRSVVEGILFHKRWILELSNEKIPTSDTVRFVGGVARSGFICQLLADITGKTIERVVHPENVGAMGAAAIVAFGLGMIPKFEDIKSMIPIQDRWIPNPNYKKIYDKNFKVFKNLYKTNQNNFAILNT from the coding sequence ATGGAATCTGGATACATACTGACTTATGATATTGGCACTACCGGAGTCAAAACTTGCCTCTTTCGGATGTCACAGGCTTTGGAGCTTGTCCAATCAGCCAGTTTGGAATACTCCATCCAACTTTTAGAAAACGGGGGAGCCGAACAAAACCCCGAAGACTGGTGGTTGGCCTTAAAAAAAACAACGTCCCAGGTTTTAGAACAATCGAAGGTAAATCCAGATTCCATCCAAGGAATTTCTTTTTGTTCGCAGATGCAGGGGCTTGTGCTTGTGGATTCGAATTTCCAAGTGGTTCGCCCTGCCATGAGTTATATGGACCAAAGAGCTACTTTGGAAATGAAAGCAGGGATTGTTCATGGAATTAAAATTGAAGGGATCAATGCCGTAAAACTTTTGTTATCTCTTTGGATCACAGGTGCTGTTGCTGCCAGTGTCAAGGATCCTATTTGGAAATACAAATGGGTCGAAAAAAATGAACCGGAAGTTTTTTCTAAAGTGAAGTGGTGGTTGGATGTAAAAGAATTCCTTATCGCTCGTTGTACAAAAGAAGCAGTGATGACAAGAGATTCTGCTTTCGCTACCTTTTTATACAATTCCAGAGTGGGAAAAGGGAATTGGAGTCCCATCTTATGTAAGTTATTCGGTATTAGGTTAGATCATTTGCCAAAGATCGTTAATTCTTCAGATAGGGTAGGTGGTTTAACAAAGGAAGCTGCAAAATTTTTAGGATTAAAAGAAAATATATCCGTGTTTGGTGGTGGTGGTGATGCCTCTCTGATTGGTGTAGGTGCCGGGGCCGTCAAAGAAGGTGATACACATATTTATGCGGGAACTTCTGGGTGGATATCCACTGTTACCAAAAAGAGAACTGTGGATATTGGGGCAAGGATAGCCTCTATTGTAGGTGCCAGAGAAGGATATTATAATTATTTTGGGGAACAAGAAACTTCCGGTAAATGTTTGCAATGGGTGAAAGACCACTTGGCCTTAGATGAAATTGATCTGTATTTAGAAAAAAAGAAAATTACGGATGGCCCAGATGCCATTTATGAAAGTTTATTTGAGTTTATGTTTGATTCGATTAAAGATACGGAGCCTGGTTCGCATGGTGTGATCTTTACTCCATGGTTACATGGAAACCGTTGTCCTTTCGAAGATCCGAAAGCCAGAGGGATATTTTTTAACATCAGTTTGCATACAGGAAAAAGAGTTCTTATCCGTTCTGTTGTGGAAGGGATACTCTTTCACAAACGTTGGATTTTGGAACTATCGAATGAGAAAATCCCCACATCCGATACCGTTCGTTTTGTCGGAGGGGTTGCCCGATCTGGGTTTATCTGTCAGTTGTTAGCTGATATTACGGGAAAAACCATTGAAAGGGTAGTTCATCCAGAAAACGTTGGCGCGATGGGTGCAGCTGCCATTGTAGCCTTCGGACTTGGAATGATTCCAAAATTTGAAGATATCAAATCCATGATCCCTATCCAAGATAGGTGGATCCCAAATCCAAATTATAAAAAAATATATGATAAAAATTTCAAGGTCTTTAAAAATCTCTATAAGACCAATCAAAACAATTTTGCAATTTTAAATACATAA
- a CDS encoding phosphotransferase, whose product MDKKNIQFTKESLGKPFAIGRSADLYLLPENKILKLFFPDAKESEIDLEVENSVEANQKGASKMQCYGKAKVENRFGIIFDRITGISLTKLPDKNPLELFRIAGTLARLHYGIHQIQSDRYKDIKVILNSCLSSEPLSFLSSEEKEKAKSYISGLPNGNSILHLDFHPENVIVQGNEEIIIDWMTAAKGNPAADVAFTFLLFTDAELWPGTPKLKIIFYTFIRKFILKGYLKAYKTLSGITDAEIAAWRLPSLILRLGLWNIESERERLKSQISRLVALGGKV is encoded by the coding sequence ATGGATAAAAAAAACATTCAATTTACCAAAGAGAGTTTAGGAAAACCTTTCGCCATTGGAAGGTCAGCCGATTTATATCTTTTACCAGAAAATAAAATTCTAAAACTCTTTTTCCCTGATGCAAAGGAATCAGAAATCGATTTAGAGGTCGAAAACTCTGTAGAAGCAAATCAAAAGGGTGCTTCGAAGATGCAATGTTACGGGAAAGCGAAAGTAGAAAATCGATTTGGAATTATATTTGATCGAATCACTGGAATTTCTCTGACAAAACTTCCTGATAAAAATCCATTGGAACTTTTTCGTATTGCGGGAACACTCGCTCGTTTGCATTACGGGATCCATCAAATTCAATCGGATAGATACAAAGATATAAAAGTAATCTTAAATTCTTGTTTGTCTTCAGAACCTCTTTCCTTTTTGAGCTCAGAAGAAAAAGAAAAAGCAAAATCTTACATTAGCGGATTACCCAATGGAAATTCCATTCTCCATTTGGACTTCCATCCTGAAAATGTAATCGTACAAGGGAATGAAGAGATCATTATCGATTGGATGACTGCAGCAAAAGGAAATCCTGCGGCTGATGTTGCTTTTACTTTTTTACTTTTCACGGATGCAGAACTTTGGCCAGGAACTCCTAAACTAAAAATCATTTTTTATACCTTCATTCGAAAGTTCATTCTAAAAGGTTATCTGAAAGCCTATAAAACCTTAAGTGGGATTACAGATGCTGAAATTGCGGCTTGGAGATTGCCTTCCCTCATTCTTCGTTTGGGGCTTTGGAATATTGAAAGCGAAAGAGAACGTTTGAAATCACAAATCAGTCGTTTGGTTGCTCTCGGTGGTAAGGTATGA
- a CDS encoding FAD-dependent oxidoreductase, with the protein MNLKLDRFIESYDGEEFDVTIIGGGITGATLAYECASRGYTVALVEKKDFGGATSAATGKLIHGGLRYLKQFEIGLVREALKERRILSNIAPNLVYPYPMVLPKPGLIARIGLFVYDLLSFDSRWTWDESKQIPNHKYLKRKELLERNLGDFEDAAYFYDAICLSPERLTLSFLKSAVAYGAKVSNYTIVEDLIWKESAVVGIRVRDALSNAESQIRSKVTINASGPWTHHILSKSPKTEQPLPKKRSEGIYIITKKLTNLMTLYVGDKGHFSFAPWRGYSMIGPTEKSYFGKVEDWKLTRESILEFIEYINETSHIKEKLSIDDVIFAYGGLRPLIESSDDTYSASRRSELYDHARDGVQGLITAAGGKYTTSRNFAESIFKRIKKKLTKKSTENISAKQYLYASQIPNVEIFIQGAQKQNSEFSEKTIDYLIRHYGLQFEIILELARKTKNLSAVLNQDGEILAEVVYAIRFEMAKSLSDIFLRRTGLGTLGILSDEIMKAIIDVAASEWKWPEETKRKETETIYKILKLPV; encoded by the coding sequence ATGAATTTAAAACTCGATCGTTTTATAGAATCTTATGACGGGGAAGAGTTCGATGTGACAATCATCGGTGGTGGAATCACAGGTGCCACTTTGGCTTATGAATGTGCCAGTCGTGGTTATACTGTAGCTCTTGTGGAAAAAAAAGATTTTGGGGGAGCCACCTCTGCCGCAACAGGGAAACTCATTCATGGTGGCCTTCGTTATCTAAAACAATTTGAAATTGGTTTAGTCAGAGAAGCATTAAAAGAACGTAGAATCCTTTCCAACATTGCACCTAACTTAGTTTATCCTTATCCTATGGTGCTTCCGAAACCTGGACTCATCGCAAGGATTGGACTTTTTGTTTATGACCTTCTATCTTTTGATAGCCGATGGACTTGGGATGAATCTAAACAAATTCCCAATCATAAATACCTCAAACGAAAGGAACTTTTAGAGAGGAATTTGGGGGACTTTGAAGATGCTGCCTATTTTTATGATGCGATTTGTTTGAGTCCCGAAAGATTAACTCTTAGTTTTTTAAAATCAGCAGTAGCATACGGAGCCAAGGTTTCGAACTATACAATAGTAGAGGATCTAATTTGGAAAGAGAGTGCTGTGGTGGGAATTCGAGTTCGTGATGCCCTTTCTAATGCGGAATCCCAAATTCGTTCTAAGGTAACGATCAATGCCTCAGGACCCTGGACTCATCATATACTATCTAAATCTCCTAAAACCGAACAACCTCTTCCTAAAAAAAGGTCCGAAGGGATTTACATTATCACAAAGAAATTAACAAACTTAATGACACTCTATGTAGGAGACAAAGGTCATTTCAGTTTTGCTCCTTGGAGAGGGTATTCGATGATTGGCCCAACAGAAAAGTCTTATTTTGGTAAGGTGGAAGATTGGAAACTCACTCGCGAAAGTATTTTAGAGTTCATTGAATACATCAACGAAACTTCCCATATAAAAGAAAAGTTATCGATTGATGATGTGATTTTTGCATATGGGGGACTTCGTCCTTTAATTGAAAGCTCCGATGATACCTATTCTGCATCTAGAAGGTCAGAATTGTACGACCACGCAAGGGACGGAGTTCAAGGCCTCATTACAGCGGCCGGCGGAAAGTATACAACGAGTCGGAATTTTGCAGAATCAATTTTTAAAAGAATCAAAAAGAAACTAACGAAAAAATCGACCGAAAACATCTCCGCAAAACAATACTTATATGCATCGCAAATACCGAATGTGGAAATATTCATCCAAGGGGCTCAGAAACAAAACTCTGAATTCTCCGAAAAAACAATAGATTATTTGATCCGTCATTACGGCTTACAATTCGAGATCATTTTAGAATTGGCAAGAAAAACCAAAAACTTAAGTGCAGTTCTAAACCAAGACGGGGAAATATTGGCGGAAGTTGTCTATGCGATTCGTTTTGAGATGGCAAAATCCCTTTCTGATATCTTTTTAAGAAGGACTGGTCTTGGAACTTTGGGGATCCTTTCGGATGAAATTATGAAGGCCATCATTGATGTTGCCGCATCGGAATGGAAGTGGCCAGAGGAAACAAAAAGAAAAGAAACGGAAACGATTTACAAAATTTTGAAATTACCTGTTTGA